One part of the Glycine max cultivar Williams 82 chromosome 14, Glycine_max_v4.0, whole genome shotgun sequence genome encodes these proteins:
- the LOC100778180 gene encoding cation/H(+) antiporter 4 — translation MGTNETLLSINRTIFINATFDNYNSDPDRKFIYYNVSIDMPSKIVSDGIWGNKNYGALLSRSTMPVLELQILTIFVITQCFHFVLRRLGFPYFVSQMMAGFVLGPSLKIEALTKFKMMLFPYGSEDVLNLVSGFGYALFLFLNGVKMDFSMITRTGKKAWTIALSSLMIPTFIGLFVCYSFMGQAQKALGEFDGGKLPVIVIGHSGCSFPVVASLLSDLEILNSELGRLALSAALVMDVISQVVRGLGTAVVSSLRLDSHDHAPGKGPKLATYTAIKFFIFIALTIVIARPAMRWIVRNTPEGRPVKKAYMYIVFLMTLCAGLLGVWANQTVLGGMLLFGLLVPEGPPLGSQLVKQFEMINSWFLLPIFVTCCAMKVDISTLKSGTLVLVVVSIIVCVHLVKMLLTVGICRYCNMPKTDGLCLALMLSCKGVVDYVTSIFLFDSMLMSNETVSMTAISVLVLGSIARIGVKSLYNPARKYAGYQKRNILSLKPNSELRVVACIQKPSHINSVKNALEIWCPTITNPLVVHVLHLMELVGRSSPIFISHRLQERVSHPSHINYSEDVIVAFDLFEHDNAGTTSVSTYTAISPPRFMHDDICYLALDKLASIILLPFHIRWGEDGGIESTDVNMRALNSKVLERAPCSVGILVNRGSSSSSMKQIAVIFLGGSDDREALCLAKRAIKDCDCNLVVYHLVSSQNEVANWDLMLDDEVLKSVRGYYGTIENVSYEKVAIEEPSQTSAFVSDIANQHDFFIVGRRNGIKSPQTAALESWTEFSELGVIGDLLASSDTNTNASILVVQQQQMPKSL, via the exons ATGGGGACAAACGAGACCCTATTGAGCATAAACAGAACAATTTTCATTAATGCTACGTTCGACAACTATAATTCAGACCCAGACAGaaaatttatttactataaTGTTTCCATTGATATGCCATCCAAGATAGTATCCGATGGCATATGGGGTAACAAAAATTATGGCGCTTTACTCTCAAGATCCACAATGCCAGTGTTAGAGCTTCAAATTCTCACCATTTTTGTCATCACGCAATGCTTTCATTTTGTGCTTAGGCGCCTTGGCTTCCCTTATTTCGTTTCACAAATGAtg GCTGGGTTTGTTCTAGGCCCTTCTCTGAAGATAGAGGCAttgacaaaattcaaaatgatgttGTTCCCCTACGGGAGTGAAGACGTATTGAACCTAGTATCAGGGTTTGGGTACGCATTATTCCTCTTCCTGAACGGGGTGAAGATGGATTTCAGCATGATAACCAGAACAGGGAAGAAAGCTTGGACAATAGCTCTTTCGTCCCTTATGATTCCCACTTTCATTGGTCTCTTTGTATGCTACAGTTTCATGGGGCAGGCGCAAAAAGCCCTTGGAGAGTTCGATGGAGGAAAGCTACCCGTGATAGTAATAGGGCACAGTGGTTGTTCCTTCCCTGTGGTAGCTTCTCTACTCTCTGATCTTGAGATATTGAACTCTGAACTTGGTCGCTTAGCACTATCAGCAGCACTTGTGATGGATGTGATAAGCCAAGTTGTGAGAGGACTAGGCACTGCTGTTGTGAGCAGCCTTAGACTCGATTCTCATGACCATGCCCCAGGCAAGGGACCTAAACTTGCAACCTACACAGCCataaaattcttcatttttatAGCATTAACAATTGTGATCGCACGCCCCGCAATGAGGTGGATTGTGAGGAACACACCAGAAGGAAGACCtgtgaagaaagcatacatgtACATTGTGTTCCTCATGACCCTTTGCGCAGGGTTGCTTGGAGTGTGGGCTAACCAGACTGTGTTAGGTGGGATGTTACTCTTTGGTCTTCTTGTGCCAGAAGGTCCTCCATTGGGCTCCCAATTGGTCAAGCAGTTTGAGATGATCAACTCATGGTTCCTTTTGCCAATCTTTGTCACATGTTGTGCCATGAAGGTCGATATTTCCACGCTTAAGAGTGGCACGTTGGTTCTCGTTGTGGTCTCAATAATTGTTTGTGTGCATTTGGTTAAGATGCTTCTAACTGTTGGAATTTGCCGGTATTGCAACATGCCCAAAACGGATGGTTTGTGCCTCGCTCTCATGTTGAGTTGCAAAGGTGTCGTCGACTACGTCACCAGCATCTTTCTATTTGATTCAATG TTAATGAGCAATGAAACAGTCTCCATGACGGCTATATCAGTGCTTGTGTTGggaagcattgcacgcattggGGTGAAATCTCTATACAACCCAGCAAGGAAGTACGCAGGGTATCAGAAAAGGAACATACTGAGCTTGAAACCCAATTCAGAGCTTCGGGTGGTTGCATGCATCCAGAAACCAAGCCACATAAATTCCGTAAAAAACGCTCTTGAAATTTGGTGCCCCACAATAACAAACCCCTTGGTGGTTCACGTCTTGCATTTGATGGAGTTAGTTGGCAGATCCTCTCCCATCTTCATCTCACACCGTCTCCAAGAAAGGGTTAGCCACCCAAGCCACATTAACTACTCCGAAGATGTCATTGTGGCATTCGACCTCTTTGAACATGACAATGCTGGCACTACATCAGTCAGCACCTACACGGCCATATCTCCACCACGTTTCATGCATGATGATATTTGTTACCTTGCATTGGACAAACTCGCTTCCATCATCTTACTTCCATTTCACATAAGATGGGGCGAGGATGGTGGTATTGAATCAACTGATGTAAACATGAGAGCTCTCAACTCTAAGGTACTTGAGAGAGCACCATGCTCCGTGGGGATTCTCGTGAATAGagggtcttcttcttcttcaatgaaGCAAATAGCAGTGATCTTTCTAGGGGGTTCAGATGATAGAGAGGCACTATGCTTGGCTAAGAGGGCCATCAAAGATTGCGATTGTAACTTGGTTGTGTACCACTTGGTTTCTAGCCAAAATGAGGTGGCAAACTGGGACCTCATGCTGGATGATGAGGTGCTTAAAAGTGTTAGGGGGTATTATGGTACCATCGAGAATGTGTCATACGAAAAGGTTGCTATTGAGGAACCTTCTCAGACCAGTGCTTTTGTGTCTGATATTGCAAATCAGCATGATTTTTTCATAGTTGGGAGACGTAATGGGATCAAATCGCCTCAGACAGCAGCACTTGAGAGTTGGACAGAGTTTTCTGAGTTGGGTGTGATTGGAGATTTGCTTGCTTCCTCTGATACCAATACTAATGCTTCAATTCTAGTtgtgcaacaacaacaaatgccCAAGTCGTTGTGA
- the LOC106795756 gene encoding cation/H(+) antiporter 4 produces MGTNDTLFSINKTIYNKVVFDDYNSDPDGRFLFYNITIDMPSKIVSDGIWGNRDYGALISRATMPLLETQILCIFVITQCFHLVLRRLGFPYFVSQMMAGFVLGPSLKIEALRKFKMMLFPYGSEDVLNLVSGFGYALFLFLNGVKMDFSMITRTGKKAWTIALSSLMIPTFIGLFVCYSFMGQAQKALGEFDGGKLPVIVIGHSGCSFPVVASLLSDLEILNSELGRLALSAALVMDVISQVVRGLGTAVVSSLRLDSHDHAPGKGPKLATYTAIKFFIFIALTIVIARPAMRWIVRNTPEGRPVKKAYMYIVFLMTLCAGLLGVWANQTVLGGMLLFGLLVPEGPPLGSQLVKQFEMINSWFLLPIFVTCCAMKVDISTLKSGTLVLVVVSIIVCVHLVKMLLTVGICRYCNMPKTDGLCLALMLSCKGVVDYVTSIFLFDSMLMSNETVSMTAISVLVLGSIARIGVKSLYNPARKYAGYQKRNILSLKPNSELRVVACIQKPSHINSVKNALEIWCPTITNPLVVHVLHLMELVGRSSPIFISHRLQERVSHPSHINYSEDVIVAFDLFEHDNAGTTSVSTYTAISPPRFMHDDICYLALDKLASIILLPFHIRWGEDGGIESTDVNMRALNSKVLERAPCSVGILVNRGSSSSSMKQIAVIFLGGSDDREALCLAKRAIKDCDCNLVVYHLVSSQNEVANWDLMLDDEVLKSVRGYYGTIENVSYEKVAIEEPSQTSAFVSDIANQHDFFIVGRRNGIKSPQTAALESWTEFSELGVIGDLLASSDTNTNASILVVQQQQMPKSL; encoded by the exons ATGGGGACAAACGATACCCTATTCAGcataaacaaaacaatttaCAATAAAGTTGTGTTTGACGACTACAATTCAGACCCAGACGGAAGATTCCTTTTCTATAATATTACCATTGACATGCCATCCAAGATAGTATCCGATGGCATATGGGGTAACAGAGATTATGGTGCTTTAATTTCAAGAGCCACAATGCCACTGTTGGAGACCCAAATTCTCTGCATTTTCGTCATCACGCAATGCTTTCATTTGGTGCTTAGGCGCCTAGGCTTCCCTTATTTCGTTTCACAAATGATG GCTGGGTTTGTTCTAGGCCCTTCTCTGAAGATAGAGGCATtgagaaaattcaaaatgatgttGTTCCCCTACGGGAGTGAAGACGTGTTGAACCTAGTATCAGGGTTTGGGTACGCATTATTCCTCTTCCTGAACGGGGTGAAGATGGATTTCAGCATGATAACCAGAACAGGGAAGAAAGCTTGGACAATAGCTCTTTCGTCCCTTATGATTCCCACTTTCATTGGTCTCTTTGTATGCTACAGTTTCATGGGGCAGGCGCAAAAAGCCCTTGGAGAGTTCGATGGAGGAAAGCTACCCGTGATAGTAATAGGGCACAGTGGTTGTTCCTTCCCTGTGGTAGCTTCTCTACTCTCTGATCTTGAGATATTGAACTCTGAACTTGGTCGCTTAGCACTATCAGCAGCACTTGTGATGGATGTGATAAGCCAAGTTGTGAGAGGACTAGGCACTGCTGTTGTGAGCAGCCTTAGACTCGATTCTCATGACCATGCCCCAGGCAAGGGACCTAAACTTGCAACCTACACAGCCataaaattcttcatttttatAGCATTAACAATTGTGATCGCACGCCCCGCAATGAGGTGGATTGTGAGGAACACACCAGAAGGAAGACCtgtgaagaaagcatacatgtACATTGTGTTCCTCATGACCCTTTGCGCAGGGTTGCTTGGAGTGTGGGCTAACCAGACTGTGTTAGGTGGGATGTTACTCTTTGGTCTTCTTGTGCCAGAAGGTCCTCCATTGGGCTCCCAATTGGTCAAGCAGTTTGAGATGATCAACTCATGGTTCCTTTTGCCAATCTTTGTCACATGTTGTGCCATGAAGGTCGATATTTCCACGCTTAAGAGTGGCACGTTGGTTCTCGTTGTGGTCTCAATAATTGTTTGTGTGCATTTGGTTAAGATGCTTCTAACTGTTGGAATTTGCCGGTATTGCAACATGCCCAAAACGGATGGTTTGTGCCTCGCTCTCATGTTGAGTTGCAAAGGTGTCGTCGACTACGTCACCAGCATCTTTCTATTTGATTCAATG TTAATGAGCAATGAAACAGTCTCCATGACGGCTATATCAGTGCTTGTGTTGggaagcattgcacgcattggGGTGAAATCTCTATACAACCCAGCAAGGAAGTACGCAGGGTATCAGAAAAGGAACATACTGAGCTTGAAACCCAATTCAGAGCTTCGGGTGGTTGCATGCATCCAGAAACCAAGCCACATAAATTCCGTAAAAAACGCTCTTGAAATTTGGTGCCCCACAATAACAAACCCCTTGGTGGTTCACGTCTTGCATTTGATGGAGTTAGTTGGCAGATCCTCTCCCATCTTCATCTCACACCGTCTCCAAGAAAGGGTTAGCCACCCAAGCCACATTAACTACTCCGAAGATGTCATTGTGGCATTCGACCTCTTTGAACATGACAATGCTGGCACTACATCAGTCAGCACCTACACGGCCATATCTCCACCACGTTTCATGCATGATGATATTTGTTACCTTGCATTGGACAAACTCGCTTCCATCATCTTACTTCCATTTCACATAAGATGGGGCGAGGATGGTGGTATTGAATCAACTGATGTAAACATGAGAGCTCTCAACTCTAAGGTACTTGAGAGAGCACCATGCTCCGTGGGGATTCTCGTGAATAGagggtcttcttcttcttcaatgaaGCAAATAGCAGTGATCTTTCTAGGGGGTTCAGATGATAGAGAGGCACTATGCTTGGCTAAGAGGGCCATCAAAGATTGCGATTGTAACTTGGTTGTGTACCACTTGGTTTCTAGCCAAAATGAGGTGGCAAACTGGGACCTCATGCTGGATGATGAGGTGCTTAAAAGTGTTAGGGGGTATTATGGTACCATCGAGAATGTGTCATACGAAAAGGTTGCTATTGAGGAACCTTCTCAGACCAGTGCTTTTGTGTCTGATATTGCAAATCAGCATGATTTTTTCATAGTTGGGAGACGTAATGGGATCAAATCGCCTCAGACAGCAGCACTTGAGAGTTGGACAGAGTTTTCTGAGTTGGGTGTGATTGGAGATTTGCTTGCTTCCTCTGATACCAATACTAATGCTTCAATTCTAGTtgtgcaacaacaacaaatgccCAAGTCGTTGTGA